Part of the Falco cherrug isolate bFalChe1 chromosome 1, bFalChe1.pri, whole genome shotgun sequence genome, CTGTCTTACCATTTTGCATGTTTAACTGCCAAAGTAATGGAATCATTGAGATTTCTATATATTTCATTTAGCTCAGCCTATTCCTGGACATAAATTCCTGCTGAGACACTTGGATAACACTGAAGTACTTAACCATTATCTCACAAAATATGCTGTTTTAATGTTGATTGCTACATGCCACAAGACACTGGCCACTCCCTAACACACAAATCCCTTTCCTCCATGACATGGGCCCTTAACGTACCAGCCATTGCAATTTCCTAAGAGCTCAGCCACTGCTGCCCTCCAGAAATTCCTCAAAAAAGAAGTAGCATGCAGGTCAGCCACAATTGTTCTTCTCTACCTGTTCTACTTAAAGTGACAGCTGAAATCAGTGATGAAAAGCCGGCTTCATCTACGTTGCCATTGACGTCAGTGCCGTGAGGACTTAACGCAACAAGCAAAGCCTTTACCCTGAACCCCAAGACGACTGCgcccagagccaggctgctgctgagccagtGCTTTGCACAGCAGAAAGCCTGTTAGCACAGAGCATtgccacaaaaagaaaaacaaactgataGCATAGGAAAGATCTacccaaataaacaaaagccAGCATATAATGCCATCTTGTAAACAGCCACAAGCCCGGAAATGTTAATTTATGTTGTGGGGAGCGAGGGAGGGAACCTCAAGTATAGGGGGGAAAAAGTCAGAAAAGAGTTCACAGAGACTATATTCCTTACATTTGAAAGCTCATCTGTGTTTTTATGATCCCTTTGCATTGGGCACACCCAGCATATCACCTCAGGTTCTACTCTGAATACGTTTGTATTGAAGAAAGAGGACTCTCAGcatgaaaatgccatttttcccTTGGTACCTCTTAAGGAAATTTCACAATAGGCAGGATTGTAGCAGAGTTTTGGTGTTGAGGAGCAAGGACCAGCATCCAGGCTAGCATTTCATCGTTGGTACTTAACCTATCGGGCTAGAACCTCTAGTTCTTTCAGGAATCTCATGAGAGAGGCAGAAGTAAGTGCAGACAGGAAGGAATTAGGCATTTTTTCCCTAGCCTTTGGCAGATTGAGCACGATGACAGGCGAGCACTTTGAAGAGAAATACAGTTCACCACTGCTCTGAGATCTTCCCCTTCTGGTTACTTTAGTGCTACCATAACTCCCGGCAGTGTGGCAAAAGTGAGAAATAAGTCAATTGCCTGCAAACTTACAGATCTGGCAGACCTAGGAACACAGAGAGTGCAACGGCAATGACCACATTGGTGAGTGCACACCCAGCTCCAAGGGGAGAAAAGTCAGCTTATCAACGGCAAGACGATGAAATTGGTCAGTGCACAGGGAAATTTATTAGGAAATTTTGAATACAAAATTATCTCTGTTCTCAGCTTCCCTCTTCCTAGGAATATTTTGCAATTAAGCAGAGAGTTGATTTACAAGTTTGCAGACACAGCATTAATAAATTAGTCTGTGctgccatctcctcctgccccaagTTGAAAGAATTGAGGTGTCGATTGCCTAATATCAAATTGGTTCTTTTGCTGCCCAGaccaaagtaaaaaatataacACAATTATTACATCTTTGGAAAGagcttaggggaaaaaaattaatcactcTGCCCCAGAAAGCACAACAGCAGTCCAAAGAAAAGCTGGAggacaaaacaaagcaatgcaTGATCCCTAAAGGCTGGGAAGAAAGGGTGGGatggctgcagcacctctgggctGTATCTGCTGCCCAGAGGCACCCCGGCTCCTCTGGCAGACTTTAAGCCTCGACATGtttccagctggctggagaggGCCCTACCACTCATTGCTTTGCACAACGTTCAGGGGTCTTTGCTTGTCATCTGATAACTAAATCTGCAATGGAATTACATGTGCTTGGCAGGGAAACGCAGGTGCTAAAATTAAATGTGCACTTGATCCCAGATGCAGAAGACAAAGGATTGCATGTCTCAGTTTCCGCTAGCATTTCTCAGGCTCACAAACTCCAAGAAAACTGGGGCTGGGCTACATTTATCCCCCAGTTCTGGCGTCCACCCGACAGTCCGTTCCCGGGAAGCTCCCGCCGCCGGTCCCCCGGCGTGCCTGGGGTGCGGGGCAGCTGCCCCGCATCTGCGGCCACAAGCCGTGGGGCAGGGCACCGCGCCCCGCAGCGCGTTCCCGCACCCTGCGGgctgccgtgccgtgccgtgccgtgccgtgccgggccgtgccgggccgggcccgcctGGCGGGTCACAAGCAGGGACGAGGGCGAGCAGCGGTCGCCCGAGGATgtgcagggaggagaaagatgCGTGTCGGCGTGTGAATCACGTTCTCCTGCCCCACGGCTCCCGGCGGGGGATAAAAGCCCCGGCGGCGCACGGGACGGCCCAGCCGGCTCCCGCAGCACCTCGGCCGCCAGCACCAGCCATGAGCGCGCacccccgccgcctgcccctcctcctcctcctcctcctccccccgctGCTGGCCGCCCTTTGCCGAGGTAAGCGGCCGCGGGCCGGCCCGGCGGGCTGAGGTTAGGGTTAGGCCCGGCGGGTTAGCgttgggggcgggggcgggggtcGCGGCGGGCCCGcagcccaggctcagccccTGCCTCTCGCCCGCAGCCGCGCCGCTGGCCGGGGAGCTGCGCTGCCGCTGCCTGCGCACCGTGTCCCAGGTGATCCCGCCGCGGCGCCTGGCCCGCGTCCAGCTGCTCGCCGAGGGGCCGCACTGCGCCGTGCCCGAGGTCATGTAAGTGCCCGCTCCCGcaccccggccccgctcccgcaccccggccccgctcccggcccggcctcacccgctgccgcccccgccccgcagaGCCACGACGAAGCAGGGACAGACGCTCTGCCTGGACCCCGCCGCGCCCTGGGTCAAGCTCATCCTCACCCGGATCCACCACAGGTAccgcgggggagggggggggcggcagcgaGCGGCGGCTGCCCCGGCTGCAGCGGGCCCGGGGTGAGCGCGGGGAGCCCCTCAGCTCCCCCGCACCCCACTCCCCTCACCCCTCACCCCCGCACCCCACTCCCCGCACCCCCGCTCTGCACCTCACTCTTCCGCACCCCgcaccctgctcccagcaccccgCTCCCCCACACCCCGCTCTCCTCACCCCTCACCCCCGCAGCccacctccctgcaccccagctACCCGGGGTGAGCGTGGGGAGCCCCTCGGGAGGCCAGGGACCACTTCTGGCTGTTTGAAACTCCTGTGGGTGTCACAGGGATAAAAAGCCACGTTCTGCCATTAATTTTGAAGGGGAAATCCGTCCAGTAACACCACAAACTTGCCAAAGAAGTGGCTTCTTTGTTGGGAAGAGAAAACCCAGCTGGTCAGGTAGAATATCCACATGAATTagattttatacatatataaatatatgtaatataaataaatttgattAGATGCAGATCTAGCTGTAGTACCAGGCTAGTGTGGCCCACCAGCACCATCAGGCACCTTTTCCAGAAGACACATCTGTGAGACTCTGTATCTGGGGCATGCAGGGATGCGTAAGGAAAGATTTCCTGACTGCCTTTATAATTTGAATTCTGCCTGTTGCAGTTCACATAACCAGCTCTGACGGAAGAACAGCTCCGAGTGAAGCTGCCTGTGTTTGCCAGAAAGCACTGGGAAATGGATGCTGGAAGAAGATAATAGCTGGATTCCTGTTTTTGATGAGTTTGTAGACTAGCTGTTCTATGTTTAATCCCTCTAAGAcgttccccttccctccccttgtATTTATTATTGCCTACTCCTACATATGTGTTGACTGAGCTAATTGATCGAATCCGTTTGATGAGACGGCTTAGGCTTTGCTGGTCATCTCTCGGCAACCTTGCTGCGGTTCTCACAATCGGAGTAGCCCCACCTTTGTGCAGGCTCCTTCTCTCCAAATACTATCTGCCAACGAGTTCTTATAAATAGCATTAATATCCGAAAAGAAGATGGGTCCATCGTGGAGACTGTTGTGCAGATGCCTGCAGAGAGTCTGATGGGCAGAGGTTTGAGGGGCAGTGCCGATGGCGGTGGGTAATCCTTCCGTTAGGAACAGCGAGTGAGCTCTGTGTCAGCGCTGTCTGGCACTTGGTGGTTTAGTGCCCGTTCAGGATTACATGGGAATCCTGGTTGAAGCAAGTGCAGGACTGTGCAGCCAAGCTCAGTCTGCTGCCTCAGGTGCCTAAACGAGCCTTGGGCTCAGAATGTTTTGCTCAACCTTTTTTCCCCGCTGTAACTTCCTAGCCTTTACTGTAGAATGCCCAGAATTTTTTTGCCCAAGGTACTGCACAATGAAATTACAGAAAGCTTGTTCGTGATGTCTCACTCCATTCAGTACTTATGacagtttaataatttccaTGAAATTGTATGATTTCATGCCGAGATTGTTTTGGTTTCTAAAAGATAATGTTGGGGtgggttgggttgtttgtttttaaatgagtttACAATTAATTATTTGGTATTTATACACAAGATGTAAAGGAACAATAAATGTTTTGAAGAGGCTTAGACATTTTATGTCTACTTGTATGACATACTGTCATAATTAATCTAGAATAAGTAATTTCCCTtattctgctttggaaaaatgtatttctgtaaaaaggTGGATTTATCATTAAATGATCATGTAACAAAAtataatgcaataaaaatattttcttggaaaatatgCTGGTTTTTTGGTGAATTCCATGTTAAATGGCCCTGCGTACCTGCATCAGTCTGGCTGGCTGGGAGGCAGGGAAGCAGTAACCTCTGTGTTTGGCCAGGGGCTCCCAGGCAGACTTGTGGTCCAGCTTGCTCTGAAGTTTCGGGGACACTTACTACTGAGCTAATGTGCGTGTAGATTCAGAGGCACATTATTTAAGCCCTTTACTTGGAGCTGCTGAGGTGAAGAAAGATTAACCTCAGGATGGCTGTATTGAATCCAAGTAAGCCCCTGCAATCTGCAGGAATTTGTATTCTGGTTTAACTTGAAGTGGGGCTGTGTTTAAAGTTAAACATGTTTTGCTGGGTGGGAAGGAGCAATACTGTCTGCTGCAGTAAGAAACCATGACAGTTTacaagagaaaattattttccaggaaaagaaattgttCTGGTCCCAGCTGTAACACCTTCTAAAGCAAAGAATCTCCATGTCTAGATTCTTTTTTAGTGCACATTTCTAGTGCAAACAGTATCTTCAGTCACTAGATACATAATACATATTTAGTGACAGAAAAATCAATTGCTGTTTGCTCATGAAACTCACTAGAACCTTATCTGAAAGCATGACCCTATCCTGGCCTTACTGACATGGCTAAGAGTCATACACTGTTCCCCTGTGGCACCTGAAAAAGCTGGCTCAACCTCATCACAGATTCTAGCTTTTCTTTGAGAGAAATCATTGGAAAGCAAATGCATATGAACAGGGATTTTCCTTGTTCCTTATATTTTCCTCATCACCTAGCAAGTAactggatattatttttttgagttgtggacacagagaaaaatcttactgaattttgaaaagttCTTGATGTATCAAATAGCTTTTTCTCTCCATAATGCCAGAATTTTCAAGTTCAATATTTAGGCTGTTGTGGTCAGGTGTAAGTGTTGCATCACtcagaaaaggagaattttattttttttttttgcagtgataCCATCTTACTACTGTTGCTCTTGAAGGGAAAAGGTCTTACTATATTAAAAACCTTTccagggaaaataatttcttttgcctGACTTATCCATCAGATGAGTACAGAAGTTTAGAGTAGTGAAGGGCTAAAAAGACGTCCCGCGTCTGAGGATAACAGTGAATCCAATTAGTCAACTTTGCAAACAttaaagagagaagaaattcaGGAAGTATAAGCTGGACAAAGCTACATGCCAAAAAGCAATGGAGAATGGGAGGGGTTACTcgcatatatgtatataattaaataaataaaatgtctaTCAAAGGGTGGGGTTTATAATACGACAactacatatatacacacacacacatgcatacatctAGTTATATCAGCTGCATATTATGAAATCACAAAATGACTCAAATGATAGATGCTGTATACCCAGCTGGCTATTCCACTGGGTCATGATGTGAACTACCTAGAAGGTCAAGGTGTTTAAATGACAAGTGTTACTGGTTCAGTCATGCAGTGAAATCTGGCTGTaaggaaaaccagcagcttCCAAATGAGTACGACACTATTTGTCAGGCAAGAATTCAGTTTTCCCTCATAGTCCACATTACTCAGTGAGGTGGAGTGATTACTTACTGTCTTCCCCGAGAACATCTTCCTCCTCAAAATTTATGCTAACACAGTTTTCTCCTTGCATTTTTCAAtgttttgccctctttcagactatatttccctttttattagccagaaaaagagaaacttcactctttttcctctctatgGGAGCTGTTTTCATGTGTGTTTAGATTCCTGTGCCATTTGGCACCTAAGCCAGAGGTCCTCCTTACAGTGATCCTGACTGAGACCTGTGCATTGAGGAGCTGGTGATCCCCTTCACTGCACGCACAGCTTggcctccagccctgccccgtACTGCATATACCCCCACTGCAGGGTAAGTTCAGCCAGCTCATTGTAATGGAGAGGTCTGCAACGAGCTCCCACTCGGTGCTGGTGATTAGCTACGTGTCCTTGCCCTTATCTAAAACTGCAGCAACAAATTCCCATGTGAGCTTCTTATCCAACAGTCGAAATGATGAAtagagtaattttctttttagaaaatcCTCAAAAGACCTTGAATGACTCTTATCCGGGTAACCTTCCTGCAGTTCAGATCCGCACAGAAACCATGTGCCCTGACTGGAGGTCGGTTCGGTATCGCACAGCTTAGGGTTACCAGCATCTGTAGGGGCAGAAGGCTATCTTTACTATCATCCTCTTCTGCATAGTAACAGCTCCAATGAATGCCATTTTAGGCAATACTtgacagagaaaaacaagagcCTGACCGCCTTTTTTCCTGGCATTCTAATGGACTAGCATCTCCTTGTTCAAAACGCCCTTCAGGAATTCAAGGAAGTAGGTCACTTTTGAACCCAGGCATATGCAACATGTCTGGCTACCAAAGCTCTGCGGCTGGACCCGTGCTAGCCAACTTGCTCCTGCCATACAGGCAATGTCAGCTCTCTTgcagacacacagagaaacagcGTGACCCATTACACCACAGTGCAATGAGACCTCACTGCTCTAGGCAGATTCTGATGAGATTCATCCAGATGCTGAAGCAAGTCTACTGGATTTCCCACTTCTCCAAGCAGAGTAAAAAGTTCCCAAAAAGGAAGCATGATCACAAATGACCTCAGCCCTCTTCTGTCTCACTTCTAGTCACACCGTGTTGGGCTGCAGAACCAGCTGCACTTggcttctcctttcctccctccttccctcctttcctccttccttccctccctcctttcctctaCTGTCCAGCTCTTTTTCAACCATCCTAACTCTACCACAAAAATAGCTGCCTCTTCCCAAGATGGGACCAATGCAGTTCACATTTCCATTGGACCTCATCATTGTGCTGAAACCACAAATCTACCCTCCTGACCATCCCATTGATGCCATTTGTCACTATATGCCTAGAGCCCAACCTCgttgtttttcctgtttgtggGGGAATTCCATAGGATATACCTATGCTGGTCTCAGAGCACAAGTCCTTTACCAGTCCCAGAGTTTATGCCTTGCGTTGCACCATAGTTGTTCTCCTTTAAGGGCAAGCTTGCGACTACAAATGTTCAGGTGGTGGAAACAAGCCCATTGGGCTGCAGATGCTGGACCAGGAGGAGCAGGTTCCTCCACTGATTACAAAAATGCAAGTATTACAGATCAGCTGAGACCTGCTGAGAACGCAAAAACATGTGCCTTCATGTTACTTACAACGGACTGAAGTCAAACCCTATGCAAGTTAACATATGGACCAAAGCTGAAAGGTTACTTTGGAGGAAATGTTACTAACTTCTCAGAAAGACATAAATACAGATACACATAGAACAAGTCTTTTATCCCGGTCCTTGCAGTAGCCATCGATAGAGTGATCTATGCACCTCACAAAACCCCTAAAGTTTCCCATTGTTTCATGAAATAGGCTCAGTTGTGAAAATAATCTTAGAACTGTAGAGTGGCAAACTTTACTGTTTTTGAAAGGAAGTGCTTTTCTAAATAATACatgctttggaaaaaacatTCTTACTTGTACTTTTgagttaataataaaaaatattgtaattagGTGCTTCTTAGCACTTTTACctattttttcagtcattttctaAAATTACCAACAGTTTAGTCATTTCATGAAATTACAATTTCACAATATGCAAATatacacacaaaaccacaaatatgTGTTCATTTTGTGAGCTACCACTCTTGCATAACAGCACAAAACGGTTCTGTATCATCGACTGGATTCTGAATACAACATTTTAGGTATATTAAAAGTCATCAGCAATGCATTACAAGAGAAGGCAGGGCTGGACTGGAATCAAAAGCACCATGCAGCGTGCATGTCTGGTCATAAGCCAGGGGACAGTGATCAGCAGTGTGGCaaatacacactttttttttagtataaatctgaattttcatcTCAGGAAAGACACGTAGAAAGAAGTGGGaagaaaagatctgaaaaaagAGATGTATTCAACAGAGTTAAATGCAAGAGCATAATAAGAGGCAGCCTCTTTGTGCCTGCAAATCTGAAGGGACTTGCAAGAAGGAATTAAATTGTCCTTGACTGAGAACAATAGAGTAAAAGCAAAGAGGGCTAAGGGCATAGATGGGAGCATGAGGAGATAGTAGCTGTTCCCAGCATTTCCACAGTGATTTGGGTGgggtatttttgtgtgtgtggtgttgcACAAGTCACTCAAatcctcatttaaaaaaaatcttgaaccACACGTTACTACTTTTGAAAGAATGGGAGTTGTAATGACAAAGTTAAAGCACAGCTTTAAGCCCCTTCTAAAAACACTGCCTAATATTCACAGGTGTTGAAAACTCAAACCTCCTCAAAAACATCCTAAAAGATGCAAGAGGTCACGGGCTGTTTTCTGGATATCAGAGCATGTGGCATGGCATGTCTCATCCACACAGCTAAAGTTTCTACAGCCAAGTGGGTCCTCAGGACAGGAAGAGTCCCTGGCACGCTCTGGCCCATGAGTGTGCTGCGTGTTATATGGGATAGCAGGTCAGTGTATGTAAGATATTCTTAAAGTTCATTATCTTAAGGTGATAATGCTCTGACTTCCTGGCCCTATCCAAATAACACTACTACCTAGATATTTGCCAACGTTCTATTAAGTCGATTCTTATATGTCATGATTCTGTCTTGTATGTCAGCACTGAGAGAAAATTAAGCAAGTACTGAGCTATAAATTATGACAACCAATGATGCTTAATATGTCTCTCACTGCTTTAACCAGCATGTTATTCTCTCTTCGTATTTTACTGTTTCCTTGGAATTAAGAAGGAATCACAGCAAACGGAGTGTCTCCAACTTACTGCTCAGTTTCAGGTGTGCTAGCACAAGCTGTTTCATCTCAGATTTTCCCACTACTTGCTCTGGCTGTGGCAAAAGGCAGGAGAGAGAGTAATTTAATCTGTATGTACATGTGCATGAGAAGCAAATCCTGGAGTAGAAGAGTGTCAGCAGTCCCCTGTGGGTCTGAAGACACAGCAGAGCTTGTTTTCAGTTCACCATAAGAAGGCACAGAGAGCAGTCATGGATAGCAAGACTGTAATCTCCCTCCTGATTCTCTCCTTCATGGGCAACTTTCCTGGTAagaaaattccatttatttGCCTTTGTATTACAATTCTTCTAACATGTGGTTTAGCTACACAGAGTGTTTTCAAGGTGTGCAGGACTTCCACACTCAAAGTGTCTTTGAGGCAGCAGGCCAAGAAAAACATAGTCACACTGTCAGAGTGGGTCTATTTCTTGTCTCCTATTATTCTTCTGCTAGTGGACATTCACTGACGTTGGTGAACTTGTCCCTTAAATATTCTGAGAAAAATGAGATTACAACCAGGGACTCAGAAATGATAGTCTGCAGTAACTGTGTGGCATATTGCATCGCTATCacttttcatgctgtttttaTGATAACAGGTGCTGAGATGCAAGCTTGGAATATTCAACTTACTTTCAATCATCTATTTCTAATAAACTACTGTCTGTTAGAGCTCTTTCCTGAGAAGTATGagggtaaaaaaccccaaattctgCTGGGAAATTCCAAAAAGTATTTTGTGGGCAGAAAGTATGCCAAGTTAGGGGTCTGGAATGC contains:
- the LOC129734178 gene encoding uncharacterized protein LOC129734178, which gives rise to MCREEKDACRRVNHVLLPHGSRRGIKAPAAHGTAQPAPAAPRPPAPAMSAHPRRLPLLLLLLLPPLLAALCRAAPLAGELRCRCLRTVSQVIPPRRLARVQLLAEGPHCAVPEVIATTKQGQTLCLDPAAPWVKLILTRIHHSSHNQLFYAFCFLYLIFSLSVWFNCRHYKLPFPFLTERMLAAELRCHCIQTVTGLMLPKHLANVEIIPKGPHCATVEIIATLKNSQQICLDPQAKWVKMLINKILHR